The window CTGTATCGTTTGGAATGCCATGGCAGGAAGGGGTTTTTGTAACCCCGGTGGCAGAAAAGGGCAAAACAGATTACCTGCTGGAACTGGTGTCTGATGCGGTTGGGCTGGGAGCAAAGGTTGTCAATCCATCCGGGGCAACCGTTTGCGGCAGTTTCTTTTTTCCGGCCATCCTGTATCCAGTGCATCCCAAAATGAAGGTCTATCATGAAGAACAGTTCGGACCTGTTATTCCGGTCCTGGCCTTTGATCAGATCAAAGAACCCATTGAATATATCATCAATTCCTGTTACGGCCAGCAGGTCAGCATTTTCGGAAGCGACCCGGACCGGATCGCTGCCCTGATTGATCCCCTTGTCAACCAGGTCTGCCGGGTCAATATCAACAGTCAGTGTCAAAGGGGACCGGACACCTTTCCCTTTACCGGACGAAAAGATTCAGCCGAAGGAACCCTTTCCGTATCCGATGCCTTGCGTGTATTTTCTATTCGAACCCTGGTTGCGGCCAAACAGACGGATTTGAATAAAAAGATCATCACCAGCATCGTCCGGGAGCATAAAAGCAAATTTCTGGCAACGGATTTTATTTTATAAAATGTCTGAAAAATACAGTTGACAGGGTAGTCGAGTGCTGGAACGAAATAATATCCAAAGAGATCCGATCAGGCAAATGACTTCTCATCGTTGCACATGGCAACAGCCTTCGGGCACTTGTCAAGTATTTGGAGCAAATCACGGACAAAAAAATTATTGAACTCAATATTCCTACAGGTATTCCTTACCCGAACCCGATACCGCGTTGAAATGTAGATGTTCGAAACAGGTCATATATGGTCATATGACCCAATATGACCTGTTTTTATAATGGTTCTCTTCTCCGGCCATGATTCATTGATGTAATTATTCTCTAATAATTTAAGATACTAATACGAAAAATTAAAATTTGTTACGTTTGGCCCGAAACTTGAGAATGTAACAATGAATAGATTTCCCCAAAAAGCGAAAAGAGATTTTATAACATAAGATCAAGATCATAGAAATAAAGACGGCAGGGGCCAAAGGTGTATCATGAAGACTTGTTTTATGCCATTAAACAACAAAGAAAGGAAAGTTTGTTATGCAAAAGAAGCTGATAGCAGTTATTTTTTTGGTAACGGGGCTGAGCGTACTGATGTTTTTCGGTATGGGGGGGAATCTGACCTCACAGGCTGCTGACAATTCCACAGCAAAGGTACAAAAAGCGGACATGACCCAGGAAGCTGCGGCATTGCGCACAATTAAAGCGGTTCCAGGCACCCCGGATGGAGTGCTGCTGATGCAGGTGCAGGCGCTTTTCGGCAAACTTCCCTCGACCATGCCCGGCAGTGAGAAAGACACTCCCTCCATGATTGCATTGGGGAAAAAACTCTATTTTGAGAAAAACATTTCGATTAACAAAACCCAATCCTGCAACTCCTGCCATCCTATTGACAACAAAGGTGCAGGCGCTGACAATCTCAAGACAGGCAAAGGCGCGGAAGGAAAATTCGGCGACCGCAACGATCCACCAACCATGAATGCCGGTTTTCAGATTGCTCAGTTCTGGGACGGCCGCGCGGCCACTCTGGAAAATCAGGCCCAAGGTCCCCCACTCAATCCTATTGAAATGGGTATGCCCAATGCCGAAGCTGTGGCCGAACGGCTGAAAAGCATAAAAAATTACCCCTCTGATTTCAAAAAAGCTTTTCCTGGCGAGAAAGACCCCGTGACTTTCGACAACTTTTCCAAGGCGGTTGCCGCCTTTGAACGAACACTGATTACCCGTGGCAGATTGGATCGTTTCATGGACGGGGACAAACAGGCCCTCACCGGGCAGGAAATGGAAGGGATGCGCACCTTTATCAATGTCGGCTGTGTGCAGTGCCACAGCGGCCCCAACCTGGGTGGGATGACCTTCCAGAAAATGGGCGTGTTCCATAAATACACCAACGCCGAGGATACTGGACGATTTAAGGTCACCAACCTGGAAAGTGATAAATATGTCTTCAAGGTTCCCATGTTGCGCAATGTTACCCTTACCGCCCCCTATTTCCATGACGGCGAGGCAGGCAGTCTGGCAGAGGCAGTGGATCAGATGGGATACCTGCAGTTGGATAAGAAACTGAATGACGCAGAAATCAACAATACTCTCAGATTTTTGACCACCCTGGCCGATGCGGAGCGTACCACCGCGCCGCCAATAAAGGTAAAAGCATCTTCTACTGCCTGGGCAGCACCGGTAATGAAGGATCTTCCCTTGGGAGACGACGGTGATCTCATCCGTTACGGTGCATTGCTTTTGACCGATACATATTCGCAGCTCGGCGCTGGCGTAAAGGATGAAAAAATGCGTTTTTCGGGAAATACCCTGAACTGCACGAGTTGCCACCAGGATAACGGCACCAAGCAGTTCGGCCTCCCCTGGATGGGGGTTAGCCAGATGTACCCTCAATACCGAGGCCGCGAAGACAAGGTGGCGGGGCTTGAGGAGCGGATTAACGGTTGTTTCGAGCGCAGCATGAACGGCAAGGCGATAGCGGTCGACAGCAGGGAGATGAAGGCAATGGTCGCCTATATAAACTGGTTGTCAAAAGATCTGTCCAAGGATGTTTATGGCCTGGCAACACCCAAATTCGAAGGTCCAAACCGCAAGGCCGATGTGAAAAAAGGCGAAGAGGTGTACAATCGGTTCTGCATGTCATGCCATGGCGAAAACGGGAACGGTTATCAGTCAATGTCGGCCGGAGATTCGGGCAGCTATGTCGCTCCGGCGTTGTGGGGAGAGAACAGCTATAACAACGGCGCGGGAATGAACCGGTTGCTGACCAACGCCGCGTTTGTTCACAGCAACATGCCACTGGGAACGGTGTGGAACCATCCGGCAATCATCAATGAAGACACCTACGATGTCGCCGCCTATCTCAGTTCCCAGGAGCGTCCGCAGATGGGCGGACTGGAGAAGGACTATCCGAAACTGGAGAAAAAAGCGCTGGACTGCCCGTATCCACCCTATGCTGATGATTTTTCACAGCAACAGCATCAGTACGGCCCATTTCAGCCAATAAAAAAGGCGCAGAAAAATAAATAAGGACCTCAGATGAAATAAATTGCAATGCAGGTGACAACAAATTAGCTGTCACAATCATCTGCCAGAAGAAAGGAGGTGAGATTAATATGCCAAATAAAGACGGAACTGGACCCAAAGGCCATGGACCGAAAGACGGACATGGGAAAGGAAAAGGTCAGGGCAAGGGTCAGAGCAAAGGAACTGGTCAAGGCGCAATGACTGGAGGGAAAGAAGGAATAGAAAAAACAAACAAAAAGTAAGCTGGCTTTGCGAACAAGAATTAAGCGTTTGCAAAAAAACCGCATTAACCTATACCAAAAAGGCCGGCGTTAACATTTCTGTTGATCTTCATGTTTTGTGACACGGCCTTTTTGGTTGGTTATGCAGGGTATTAAATCTGTTTTATAAAAAAACAGGAGGAGCAAACCATGACAAATCAAACATCATGCTTTTATCATCATTCTCCTTAGTGTTGCCCTGTTATCAGCCTTCATCAACAACACACCGGTCGTGGTTATTTTCATCCCCATTGTGATGGCATTGAGTTGTGAATGTGATTTTTCTCAGTCAACGATGCTGATTCCATTATCCTACGTGTCAATCCTGGCCGTGGCTGGCGCTTTCCGGCTCGGGTACTATACAAAACCGATCAAATAAAGTGTCCTGAACCATATTTGAGTTGACATTTTGTTCATTGCCTTTCTCAGAATGGTACAAAATCCCTCATCTGCCTGCACTATTTTCAGATCATCCACACAATCTGCGCCTGCCAGATTTAGCAGAACAAGAGACCGCGCAACCTGTGAATTGGACCAACCCTGGCCGTTATCTCTTGCTAAAATCAACCAAACGGCAGAAATCAAAATCTGAATGGGGATAGAGCTTCCAGGATGGGCTCTCAAAGTTACGACTCACGAGAATGCTCCCATCACGTTTCATATGTCACGTCTTTTTTGAAAAAACTTATCACTCTCGAGTCCTTTAAATAGACAAACGATCTTTTCTCCATTTTAGAGTGGATCTCAATCCTTCCTTTGCGACCATTGCGCCTTCGATTTCGTCGAAAAGTGCAAAATTCACGGCATTTATGAGATCAATATTTCTATTCGTACCGTCCTTGAATGGATCTTGGTTTAGAACTTCCTGGTAAATAGATCGGAATTCATTCAGCCTGCGCTTTTTGAATATTTTCTGAAAAAAGCTTTTAGAGCGCTGGGAGAAACCTAATTTTTTGAGCCGCCTCATGATGTACGCAAGGGTTCTCGTTGTTGTTTTAAACCCGAATGTTTCTTCCAATACCGATTTAAGGGCCGGGGGCACCTGCAATGGGTCATCAAGGCCATTAATCGTTTCTTTTTCCTCCGATTCTGGTGGAATCGAAATCTTTATATTTCCTTTGGATTTCAGAGGCCTTGTCAAGCTATACGCCTCGACGTCCCGGCACAATTGCTCGGCCTGCATTGCGGCGGCCTGCAGATAGGCGCTCAGATTATAGAAACCTGTGTGGATATGTCCTGGAAGCGTATCTCCGATTCGACTGTAACGGTATCTGTATTTATGGTCAATTTCTCCCCAGGCCTCCTCAAGAATGGTCCGTAATTGCAATTCAATCTGAATGCTTTTAAACGCTTGACCTACATCTGAATTCTCACCCAGTTTAACCTGGTAGTGAATTGAAGAGTAGCCGCTATATTGGAGACTGATATCCTTTGGAACAGCCTTGCCAGGATCTATCGGCAAAACGAATGTTCTTTTATAATCGGGTTGTTGCAGGAACGTTAATATTTTTTCTTCCACTAAATATTCAAGATACGCCTCGACGTTCACAATGTCTGAAAGGCGGAGGCAAACAATCCGGATACCAATGATATCGCCAATCCTTTCCTTGAAATTTTTATGTGTGATCGGCGCCAGATCAGATTCCGGGCTGAGATTTTCCTGGTCGATTTTTTCTATAAGTCTTGATGCATCTTTGATCCTGTATAAGATGGTATGAATGCTCTCCTTTGGGGCGGAAGGATCATCACTTAGCAGTCGGACAACATACTCGGCAAGTTTTTTGTACTTCTCTTTTTGCTTGAAAAAAGAGATCAGTAAATCGTCCCTTTGTTTTTTCCTCAATAATTAAATCCTTTTTGGGGCTTGTGTTATCATCATGGACCTTTTGTTTGCTGCTTTTTCAGCGGTCCCATGAGCGTTAAAACGTCAGGCCGTTACCCTGCGCATCGCATTGATCAGATGATTCACAGAAACCGTTGCGATGCCCGAATTAATATCTGACATGGCATAGGGTATGACCAGTTCATTGCCATGGATGATTGAACCGCAGGAGTAGACCACGTTTGGAACATACCCCTCCCGCTCTTCTTCAGTGGGAGCCAAAAGTGGTTGTTCAAGCCGTGCAATCACCTTGCGCGGATTTTCAAGATCAAGGAGCATTGCACCGATGCAGTACTGCCGCATGGGCCCGACACCATGGGTTAGAACGATCCAGCCTTTCTCGGTCTCTATGGGCGAACCGCAGTTGCCGATCTGGACAAATTCCCAGGGATACTCCGGCATCTGGA is drawn from uncultured Desulfobacter sp. and contains these coding sequences:
- a CDS encoding GTP pyrophosphokinase — encoded protein: MRKKQRDDLLISFFKQKEKYKKLAEYVVRLLSDDPSAPKESIHTILYRIKDASRLIEKIDQENLSPESDLAPITHKNFKERIGDIIGIRIVCLRLSDIVNVEAYLEYLVEEKILTFLQQPDYKRTFVLPIDPGKAVPKDISLQYSGYSSIHYQVKLGENSDVGQAFKSIQIELQLRTILEEAWGEIDHKYRYRYSRIGDTLPGHIHTGFYNLSAYLQAAAMQAEQLCRDVEAYSLTRPLKSKGNIKISIPPESEEKETINGLDDPLQVPPALKSVLEETFGFKTTTRTLAYIMRRLKKLGFSQRSKSFFQKIFKKRRLNEFRSIYQEVLNQDPFKDGTNRNIDLINAVNFALFDEIEGAMVAKEGLRSTLKWRKDRLSI
- a CDS encoding cytochrome c peroxidase produces the protein MQKKLIAVIFLVTGLSVLMFFGMGGNLTSQAADNSTAKVQKADMTQEAAALRTIKAVPGTPDGVLLMQVQALFGKLPSTMPGSEKDTPSMIALGKKLYFEKNISINKTQSCNSCHPIDNKGAGADNLKTGKGAEGKFGDRNDPPTMNAGFQIAQFWDGRAATLENQAQGPPLNPIEMGMPNAEAVAERLKSIKNYPSDFKKAFPGEKDPVTFDNFSKAVAAFERTLITRGRLDRFMDGDKQALTGQEMEGMRTFINVGCVQCHSGPNLGGMTFQKMGVFHKYTNAEDTGRFKVTNLESDKYVFKVPMLRNVTLTAPYFHDGEAGSLAEAVDQMGYLQLDKKLNDAEINNTLRFLTTLADAERTTAPPIKVKASSTAWAAPVMKDLPLGDDGDLIRYGALLLTDTYSQLGAGVKDEKMRFSGNTLNCTSCHQDNGTKQFGLPWMGVSQMYPQYRGREDKVAGLEERINGCFERSMNGKAIAVDSREMKAMVAYINWLSKDLSKDVYGLATPKFEGPNRKADVKKGEEVYNRFCMSCHGENGNGYQSMSAGDSGSYVAPALWGENSYNNGAGMNRLLTNAAFVHSNMPLGTVWNHPAIINEDTYDVAAYLSSQERPQMGGLEKDYPKLEKKALDCPYPPYADDFSQQQHQYGPFQPIKKAQKNK